In the Bacillota bacterium genome, ATGAGAAAGGCGCCCGGAAGACCTGCGGCCAGGTGGGGATCATCGTCGACGCCCGCGAACTGGCGCCCGACGCCGACACCAAGGTCCTCCTGGCGGTGGTCGACGAACTCAACAACGACCCGGCGGTCAACGGCATCCTGATGATGCAACCCTTCCCGAAACACATCGACGTCCAGGCGGTGCGCAACCGGATCAGCCCGGCCAAGGACGTCGACGGGATGAGCCCGTCCAACGAGGCCAAGGTCTACGAGAACGACCCGACCGGTTTCCCCCCGTGCACCCCGACGGCGGTGATGGAGATCCTCAAGAACTACAAGGTCGAGCTCAAAGGGAAGAAGGCGGTCGTCCTCGGCCGCAGCATGGTGGTGGGAAAACCGGCGGCCATGCTCCTCCTCGGCGAGCACGCCTCGGTGACCATCTGCCACTCCCGCACGGCCGACCTGGCCGGCGAGGCCCGGCAGGGTGACGTCCTGGTGGCCGCCATCGGGCGGGGCAAGATGGTCACCAAGGACTTCGTCAAGCCGGGCGCGGTGGTCATCGACGTCGGCATCAACGTCGACGAGAACGGCAAGATGTGTGGCGACGTGGACTTCGACTCGGCCGCCCCATTGGCCGGGATGATCACCCCGGTGCCCGGCGGGGTCGGCTCGGTGACCACCACCGTTCTGGCCAAGCATGTCCTCAAGGCAGCCGCCGCCCAGGCCGACCTGAGAGGATGAGAGGCGGGCCTGCCCGGGGCCGTCGATTTCAGTAGTCCTCGCCGAAGAGGTCGATGAGCTCCAGGGCCAAAGCCAGTCCGGCGTCCGGGGCCCCGTTGCCGACGGCCAGGGCGGCGAGGAGCGGGCAGCCCCGCCCGTTCAGGTCGCAACGGACTTCGACCAGCCGCCCGTGCCGGTCGAAGACCTTGGTGACGATCCCCGCCCGCCGACGCTTCAGGCGGCACGTCGGGAACGGGCATTCGCGGCTGGTCGATCGAAGCACGCGGCTCACCCCGTATCAGCATATGGACCCGAGCCGGGGGCGTTCCAGCGACGCCCAGGGGTCACAAAGAGTCCCTCCCCTGCCATCGGGGGGAGAGACTCTTTTGTTGTCCCGGCGTCCGGGGACCCTGGAACCGGCCCCTTGTCGGGCCCGTCTAAGCTGGTAAAGGCCGTTCGTCCGGAGGAGGAAGTGGCGGCCTGGGGACGAAAGGATACCCTGCCGGCCGGCGATCGGCGGCCCGATAGCCGAAGGCCGAGAAACGAGCCGATGAGCGATGCTGCCTAAACTTCTCAAAGAGCAGAGATGGTCCCGGTTCCTGCTGGTCGCCGGCGGATTGCTGGTCGCAGTGGCGATGACCGTCGGGGCCTCGCGGACGGCCATCCCCGCCTCCGGCCGGTTATCCAGCGGGCTAGACCGCTTGGGTCGCTTCGACTTCTTTGAACGTGGGCAGTCCCTGCCCAGGGGCAGTCGATCGGATGACCCATCCGGCCCGCCGACTCCCGGGACCGGGCCCGCGCCGACCGCGGACGGGCAGCCCGAGGGCCCCTTCCCACAACTGGCCGAGGTCCTCGATTTCGAACGGATGGTCGAGAAGCGGCCCGGCCGGGTCCCCGTCGAAGTCCACGGTCTCTACCTGACCGGGTACATCGCCGGACAGACGGAGAAGGTAAACCTACTCCTCAAGGCCCTCGACGGCACATCGTTCAACGCCTTCGTCATCGACGTCAAGAACGACTCCGGGCGGATCAGCTACCGCTCGGACGTGCCGCTGACCAAGGCCGCCGGGGCGGGCACCGACTGGATCCAGGAGCCCGGGGCCTACCTGGCCCACCTGAGGGATGAGGGGATCTACACCATCGCCAGGATCGTCGTCTTCAAGGATCCCGCCCTCGCCAGGGTCCGGCCAGACCTTGCCGTCCAGAGCCAGGACGGTGGGCCCTGGCGCGACCGGACCGGGGCGACCTGGCTCGACCCCTACCGCCGGGAGGTTTGGGACTACGCGGTGGCTCTGGCGCAGGAGGCCGCCAGGAAGGGTTTCCGCGAGATCCAGTTCGACTACGTGCGGTTCCCATCCGATGGCGAGACCGGGAAGACCATCTACTCCGACGCCGAGGGGTCGCGGGCCGAGACCATCGGGCGCTTCCTGAAATACGCCTATGAACATCTCCAACCCTACGACGTATACCTCTCGGCGGATATCTTCGGTCTGGTCGGGACGGTGACCGACGACATGGGCATCGGCCAACGGCTTGAGGACATCCTGGGGACCGTCGACTATATCTCGCCGATGGTCTACCCATCGCATTACTCGGCCCGCAACTACGGGCTGGAAGACCCGGAGTCGCGCCCATACGAGACCGTCCTCGCCGGGCTCCGGGACTACCAGCGTCGGATGGAACTGGCCCCGAGCCTGACCAAGATCCGCCCATGGTTGCAGGACTTCAGCCTCCGGGTGCACTATGGCGAAGCCGAGGTCGAAGGTCAGATCAAGGCGGCCCGGGAACTCGGGGTCAACGAGTTCATCCTCTGGAACCCGGGCAACGTTTACAATACGGCCGTCTTCCGCGAGGTGTCACGGCCATCCCAGCCCTCCGCGGAGTCGCCCGTCTCGGGTGAGGTGCGCTGAGCGCGGAGGCCGGCCGCGGTGCCGCTCCAGCAAATCAAGACGACCGCCCGAGGAGGGCGGTCGCGTCGTTCTCCCGCCGAGCGCCGTCGAGGGCCGCCATGGCGCTCCGCCTCTGGAATGAAGACCCTTACGCTGGGTAAAATTACAGGAGATTGCATGGAGGAATTGCTTGGCAACACGCGAATTATAAAAAGTTGTGTTTTGCCTTATCAAGGTCAGCCGCGCTAGGTAGGCTGGAAGGGGAGACATTAATGAAGAAGTACACCATCGACCACCTCCGCAACATCGGACTCGTCGCCCACGGCGGGGCGGGCAAGACGTCGCTGGCTGAAGCCATGCTCTTCAGCGCCAAGGCCATCGACCGGCTCGGCCGGGTTGAGGAAGGCACCGCCGCCATGGACTATGACCCCGAAGAGGTCAAGCGGAAGGTGACCATTTACGCCACCGTGGCTCCCGTCGAATGGCGCGACTGTAAGGTCAATATCGTTGACACCCCGGGTTACTTCGACTTCGTCGGCGAAGTCAAGGCCGCCCTCCGGGTCATTGACATGAGCCTGGTCATCATCGATGCTGTCGCCGGCGTCGAGGTCGGCACCGAGCTCGTCTGGAGATACGCCAACGAGCCGGGCCTGCCGCGGATGGTCGTGATCAACAAGATGGACCGTGAGAACGCCAGTTACTCCCGGTCGCTGGAGATGCTGACTTCGACCTTCGGGCACTCGGTCGTCCCGATCCACTTGCCCATTGGCCAGGAGTCCAAGTTCCAAGGCGTGGTCGACGTGATCAAGATGAAGGCCTACACATACAAGACGGATGGGTCGGCGGCTTTCGAGGAGAAGGATGTCCCGGCCGATCTCGCCGCCGAGGCCCAGAAGGCTCGGGAGAAAGCGGTCGAGGCGGCCGCCGAGGCCGACGACGACCTCCTCTCGAAGTACCTCGATGGGCAGGAACTGTCCCAGGAAGAGATCGAGGCGGGCCTGAAGAAGGGCGTCACCCAGGGCAAGGTCATTCCGGTCCTGGTGGCTTCGGCGACCAAGAACATCGGGGCCCCGAACATCCTCGATGCCATCGTCGGCTACGCTCCGTCGCCGGCCGACCGGCCGGCGGTCAGCGGGGTCAACCCGAAGACCAAGGCTGAGGAGACCCGAACCCCGTCGGACACCCAACCATTCTCGGCCCTCGTCTTCAAGACCATGGCCGACCCCTATGTCGGCCGGCTGACCCTCTTCAGGGTGATGTCGGGCGTGGTCCGCTCCGACTCCCATTTCTGGAACGCCAATCGTGAACGCGACGAACGTTTCGGTCAGCTCTTCATCCCCCGGGGCAAGCAACAGGAGCCCGTGCCCGAGTTGTCGGCCGGCGATATCGGTTCGGTGGCCAAGCTCCAGGAGACGGTCACCGGCGACACCCTCTGCGAGGCCCAGAACCCGATCATCTTCCCGCCGATTCAGTTCCCAAACCCCGTCTTCGCCGTCGCCATCAAACCCAGGGCCAAGGGGGACGAAGAGAAGATCAGCGCCGGCCTGGCCAGGCTGCATGAGGAAGACTCGACCTTCAAGGTCGAGCGCGAGCCGATCACCGGGGAAGTGCTCATCTCCGGCATGGGCGAGCTCCACCTGGACATCCTCACCGACCGCCTGGGCCGCAAGTTCGGCGTCCAGGTCACCCTAGAGGAGCCGCGGGTCCCATACAAGGAGACCATTCGCGGCCGGGCCAAGGTCGAGGGCAAGCACAAGAAACAGTCCGGCGGGCGCGGCCAGTTCGGCGATGTCTGGGTCGAGTTCGAACCCCTGCCTGATCAGGACTTCGAGTTCGTCGACAACGTCTTCGGCGGGGCCGTCCCGCGGCAGTACATTCCGGCGGTCGAGAAGGGCATCCGTGAGGCGGCCGCCGAGGGCGTCCTGGCCGGCTACCCGATGGTGAACTTCAGGGCCAGTCTCTACGACGGCAAGTACCATCCGGTCGACTCCTCGGAAATGGCCTTCAAGATCGCCGGGTCGCTGGCCTTTAAGGAAGGAACCAAGCTGGCCAGGCCGGTCTTGCTCGAGCCGATCGTCTCGGTCGAGGTCATGGTCCCCGACGCTTTCATGGGCGACGTCATCGGCGACCTGAATAAGAAGCGCGGCAAGATCCTGGGGATGGAGCCGCAGGGCACCGTCCAGGTGATCAAGGCCCTCGTCCCGCAGGCAGAGATGAGGCGGTACGCCATCGATCTGAGGTCGATCACCCAGGGGCGGGGGACCTTCACGATGAACTTCGACCACTACGAGGACACCCCGTCGAACGTGGCGGAGGCGGTCATCGCCGAGACCAAGAAGGCCCAAGAGGAGAAATGACGCCCTTTTCCGGCTTCGCGGCCACGTCCTCCCGGCCGGCCGAAAGGTGAAGATCAGTCCTTCGAGGAGCCCGACCCACCGGCCGGGCTCCTTTGCATGCCCGTCTACCGGGCCGGGAAAGACTATTCCCGCCCCTATTGGCAGGGTTTCCCTGCCCGACGAGAGAATAACTGTCGGCGCGGGCCCGGCCGGCCGACCATTCGCCGGGGCCGAGAGGAGGTTTTGGGTTGACGGCTCGAGTGTTCCTCGCCCAAGGGCGGGACAAGCGGGTGCAGACGGGGCATCCCTGGGTCTTCGCCAACGAGATTGACCGGACCAGCGGCGACTTTGTGCCCGGAGACATCGTCGAGGTCGTCTCCAGCCGTGGGCACTTGATCGGCCGCGGTTACATCAACCCGGCCTCGCAGATCCGGGTGCGCTTCCTGACCCGGACCGATGAGGTTATCAACGAGGACTTCTTCCGGCGGCGGGTCAGGGAGGCCATCGACTACCGCCGCCGCCTCTTCGGGGCTCTGCCCGATGCTCGGGAACGCGCTTTTCGCCTGATCTTCGCCGAGGCCGACTACTTGCCGGCCCTGATCGTCGACTATTTCGCGGGTTATCTCGTCTTCCAGGCCCTGGCCCTCGGCATCGACCGGCGCAAGGAGATGCTGATGGAGATGGTCCGGGCCGAGGCCGGCCCGGAGTTCCCGGTCCTCGGACTCTACGAACGGGACGACGTCCCGGTCCGCGAACTCGAGGGCCTAAGCCAGCTGAAAGGCCCGTACAACGGCGACGTCCCGCCCCGGGTGACGATCCGGGAGAACGACGTGCGGCTCATTGTCGACCTCGAGAATGGCCAAAAGACGGGCCATTTCCTGGATCAGCGGGAGAACCGGGCGGCCATCGCCCCCTACGTCAAGGGAGCCCGGGTCCTCGACGGCTTCAGCTACACCGGCGGCTTCGCCTGCGCGGCGGCCGCCTACGGGGCCCGCGAGGTGCTCGGGGTCGATGTCTCGCCCCAGGCGGTGGCCCTGGCCGGAGAGAACGCCCGACTGAACGGGGTCGAGGACCGAGTAGCCTTCCAGACGGCCAACGTCTTCGACTTCCTCCACGACGCCGACCCAAGCCAGCAGAGGTGGGAGGTCATCCTCCTCGACCCGCCGGCCTTCGCCAAGAACCGGGCCGCCCTGCCGGGGGCCCTGAGAGGCTACAAAGAGATCAACCTGCGGGCGATGAAGCTCCTCCCGCCCGGCGGTCACCTGATCACCTCATCCTGCTCGCAGCACGTCTCGGAGGAGCTCTTCCGGGAGGTCTTGGCGGTCGCCGCGGCGGACACGAAGCGCCGGCTCAGGGTGGTGGAAGTCAGGTCGCAAGGGCGCGACCATCCCTTCCTGCCGGCCGCGCCGGAGACGCGCTACCTCAAGTTCTTCGTCCTGCGGGTCGAGTAGCCGGCCCGACCCGCGGGCTGGTCGGCAGAGTCCCGGCCCTCCAGGGCCGCCGGCGTTGCGGTCGGGGGCGTCCCCGATCCGAGACGGTAACCGCCGCCGTCAACATAGCTTATACCGGGCGGCGAAGAGTCCTTAACCACCCGGCCCTTGCCAGGCCACGGCAAAGTGGTATAATGGGGGCAAAGGTCAGGGATGGTCAAAGCATGGCTAGCCTGAGTGATCAGATCGAGCAATTCCTCAAGCAGATGATTGAGGCGGCCAGCGGCCGGCTGGAGATCCAGCGCCAGGTCCTGGCGGCCCGTTTTGGCTGCGCTCCGTCGCAGATCAACTACGTCCTGGAGACCCGTTTCACGGTCCAGCGTGGCTACACGGTCGAGAGCCGGCGTGGGGGGAGCGGCTACCTCCGGATCATCCGATACAACCTGAACGGGCCGGCGCGGATCGTCGAGTTCATCGAGGAATGCCTGGGCGTGGAGCTTCCGCAGCGGGAGGCCGAGGGGATCATCGAGCGGCTGGCCGAGGAAGGGTCCCTCAGCCCCCGGGAGGCGGCCCTGATGAAGGCGGTCGTCGACCGGGAAACCCTGTCGGTCGACCCACCGTATCGGGATCGGCTCCGGGCCGCCTTGCTCAAGCGGATGCTGGTGGCCATCGTGAGTTGCCAAGAGGAATAGGCGGGCGCTTGGTGCGCCCCGCCGGAGCGGGACCCGAAGGGGAGGAGACCATGCTCTGCCAGGAATGCCGTAAACGACCTGCGGTCGTCACCGTGACCATGGTGGTCAACGGGCAGAAGATGCAGATGCACATGTGCGAGGAGTGCGCCCGCAAGAAGGCCGACCTCAGCGAATTCCTCAGTGAGAACCTGCCCCTCCAGCAACTCCTGGGAGGGCTCCTCAGCCAGGCCGGCCACGGCCAGGCCGCCAAGAGCGGGGCGGCCGAGGGCGAGAAGAGTTGCCCCGGCTGCGGTTCGACCTATGAGCAGTTCACCCAGGCCGGTCGCCTGGGCTGCAGTGAGTGCTACACCGTCTTCGGTGACCAGCTCCGGCCGATGCTGAGGAGAATCCACGGCTCCGTCGTCCATCAGGGAAAGGTCCCTGCCCGCACCGGCGGCGACCTGAAGGTCAAGAAGGAGATCACCGACCTCCGGATCGCCCTGCAGCGGGCGGTCGGCCGCGAGGACTTCGAGCAGGCCGCCCGCCTGCGTGACGAGATCAAGGAACGCGAGCGGCTGATGACCGAGAACGGACCGAAGCCGCCGGAGACGGGGACCGATCAAGGGAGTGACGAGCGATGAGACCGGAGGAAGCCACCGAGCGGCCCACGGCCCTCTGGGTCACCGGCACCGGGCCGCACTCGGACATCGTCATCTCCAGCCGGATCAGGTTGGCCAGGAACCTCCTGGGAGTGCCCTTCCCACACCTCCTCGACGAAGCCCGGGCCGAGGAAGTCGCCGGGCGGGTCGAGGGGGCCTACAAGGCCCTCCAAGCCGAGGGCAAACTGGCGGACCACGGTCTGGTCCGGGTCAACCGGCTGCCGGCCCTCGACCGCCAGGTCCTCGTCGAGAAGCACCTGATCAGCCCGCAGTTCGCCCAGGAAGAGAAGCCGACCGCCCTCCTGGTCGACCCCGGGCAGACGGTCAGCGTGATGGTCAACGAAGAGGACCACCTCCGGATTCAGTGCCTCCTGCCCGGGCTGCAACTGGAACAGGCGTGGGCCAAGGCCAGCCAGGTCGACGACGATCTGGAGGGGAAGCTCGACTTCGCCTTCGTCGAGCAGCAGGGCTACCTGACCGCCTGCCCGACCAACGTCGGCACCGGTCTTCGGGCCTCGGTCATGTTGCATCTGCCGGCGCTGATCTTGTCCAACCAGGCCGCCCGCGTCGGCCATGCCGTGGTCAAGCTAGGGCTGGCTGTCCGCGGCCTGTACGGTGAAGGGACCGAAGCCCTGGGAAACATGTTCCAGGTATCAAACCAGGTCACTCTGGGGCAGACGGAAGAAGAGATAATCCAGAACCTGCGCAGCGTGACCGAACAGATAGTCGAGCATGAGATGAACGCCAGGAAGTTCTTGACTCAAGAGAACAAGAGTCAAATCGAGGACCGGGTCAATCGGGCCTATGGCCTGCTGGCTCACGCCAGAATCATGTCCTCGCAGGAAGCCATGCAACTCCTGTCAGACCTGCGTCTGGGAGTCGATCTCGAGATCCTGCGGGCGGCCAGGAAGCGAAGCCTCAATGAGTTGCTGGTGGTGACTCGTCCGGCCTACCTTCAGCGACTGGCCGGCGGTGAGCTCGAACCCCTCCAGCGCGACATCAGGCGA is a window encoding:
- a CDS encoding tetrahydrofolate dehydrogenase/cyclohydrolase catalytic domain-containing protein, coding for MGETLSGKKVAGEVIPELTARCKTLLDRGINPKLMIVRFGANPDDLFYEKGARKTCGQVGIIVDARELAPDADTKVLLAVVDELNNDPAVNGILMMQPFPKHIDVQAVRNRISPAKDVDGMSPSNEAKVYENDPTGFPPCTPTAVMEILKNYKVELKGKKAVVLGRSMVVGKPAAMLLLGEHASVTICHSRTADLAGEARQGDVLVAAIGRGKMVTKDFVKPGAVVIDVGINVDENGKMCGDVDFDSAAPLAGMITPVPGGVGSVTTTVLAKHVLKAAAAQADLRG
- a CDS encoding putative glycoside hydrolase, whose protein sequence is MLPKLLKEQRWSRFLLVAGGLLVAVAMTVGASRTAIPASGRLSSGLDRLGRFDFFERGQSLPRGSRSDDPSGPPTPGTGPAPTADGQPEGPFPQLAEVLDFERMVEKRPGRVPVEVHGLYLTGYIAGQTEKVNLLLKALDGTSFNAFVIDVKNDSGRISYRSDVPLTKAAGAGTDWIQEPGAYLAHLRDEGIYTIARIVVFKDPALARVRPDLAVQSQDGGPWRDRTGATWLDPYRREVWDYAVALAQEAARKGFREIQFDYVRFPSDGETGKTIYSDAEGSRAETIGRFLKYAYEHLQPYDVYLSADIFGLVGTVTDDMGIGQRLEDILGTVDYISPMVYPSHYSARNYGLEDPESRPYETVLAGLRDYQRRMELAPSLTKIRPWLQDFSLRVHYGEAEVEGQIKAARELGVNEFILWNPGNVYNTAVFREVSRPSQPSAESPVSGEVR
- the fusA gene encoding elongation factor G, with amino-acid sequence MKKYTIDHLRNIGLVAHGGAGKTSLAEAMLFSAKAIDRLGRVEEGTAAMDYDPEEVKRKVTIYATVAPVEWRDCKVNIVDTPGYFDFVGEVKAALRVIDMSLVIIDAVAGVEVGTELVWRYANEPGLPRMVVINKMDRENASYSRSLEMLTSTFGHSVVPIHLPIGQESKFQGVVDVIKMKAYTYKTDGSAAFEEKDVPADLAAEAQKAREKAVEAAAEADDDLLSKYLDGQELSQEEIEAGLKKGVTQGKVIPVLVASATKNIGAPNILDAIVGYAPSPADRPAVSGVNPKTKAEETRTPSDTQPFSALVFKTMADPYVGRLTLFRVMSGVVRSDSHFWNANRERDERFGQLFIPRGKQQEPVPELSAGDIGSVAKLQETVTGDTLCEAQNPIIFPPIQFPNPVFAVAIKPRAKGDEEKISAGLARLHEEDSTFKVEREPITGEVLISGMGELHLDILTDRLGRKFGVQVTLEEPRVPYKETIRGRAKVEGKHKKQSGGRGQFGDVWVEFEPLPDQDFEFVDNVFGGAVPRQYIPAVEKGIREAAAEGVLAGYPMVNFRASLYDGKYHPVDSSEMAFKIAGSLAFKEGTKLARPVLLEPIVSVEVMVPDAFMGDVIGDLNKKRGKILGMEPQGTVQVIKALVPQAEMRRYAIDLRSITQGRGTFTMNFDHYEDTPSNVAEAVIAETKKAQEEK
- a CDS encoding class I SAM-dependent rRNA methyltransferase; the encoded protein is MTARVFLAQGRDKRVQTGHPWVFANEIDRTSGDFVPGDIVEVVSSRGHLIGRGYINPASQIRVRFLTRTDEVINEDFFRRRVREAIDYRRRLFGALPDARERAFRLIFAEADYLPALIVDYFAGYLVFQALALGIDRRKEMLMEMVRAEAGPEFPVLGLYERDDVPVRELEGLSQLKGPYNGDVPPRVTIRENDVRLIVDLENGQKTGHFLDQRENRAAIAPYVKGARVLDGFSYTGGFACAAAAYGAREVLGVDVSPQAVALAGENARLNGVEDRVAFQTANVFDFLHDADPSQQRWEVILLDPPAFAKNRAALPGALRGYKEINLRAMKLLPPGGHLITSSCSQHVSEELFREVLAVAAADTKRRLRVVEVRSQGRDHPFLPAAPETRYLKFFVLRVE
- a CDS encoding CtsR family transcriptional regulator produces the protein MASLSDQIEQFLKQMIEAASGRLEIQRQVLAARFGCAPSQINYVLETRFTVQRGYTVESRRGGSGYLRIIRYNLNGPARIVEFIEECLGVELPQREAEGIIERLAEEGSLSPREAALMKAVVDRETLSVDPPYRDRLRAALLKRMLVAIVSCQEE
- a CDS encoding UvrB/UvrC motif-containing protein; this translates as MRPAGAGPEGEETMLCQECRKRPAVVTVTMVVNGQKMQMHMCEECARKKADLSEFLSENLPLQQLLGGLLSQAGHGQAAKSGAAEGEKSCPGCGSTYEQFTQAGRLGCSECYTVFGDQLRPMLRRIHGSVVHQGKVPARTGGDLKVKKEITDLRIALQRAVGREDFEQAARLRDEIKERERLMTENGPKPPETGTDQGSDER
- a CDS encoding protein arginine kinase, which translates into the protein MRPEEATERPTALWVTGTGPHSDIVISSRIRLARNLLGVPFPHLLDEARAEEVAGRVEGAYKALQAEGKLADHGLVRVNRLPALDRQVLVEKHLISPQFAQEEKPTALLVDPGQTVSVMVNEEDHLRIQCLLPGLQLEQAWAKASQVDDDLEGKLDFAFVEQQGYLTACPTNVGTGLRASVMLHLPALILSNQAARVGHAVVKLGLAVRGLYGEGTEALGNMFQVSNQVTLGQTEEEIIQNLRSVTEQIVEHEMNARKFLTQENKSQIEDRVNRAYGLLAHARIMSSQEAMQLLSDLRLGVDLEILRAARKRSLNELLVVTRPAYLQRLAGGELEPLQRDIRRAAMIRDSLRAMEVAPPGDKDHDPRLP